In Streptomyces nojiriensis, the sequence CGCGGCTTGTGCCGCCGCAGCTGATCGGCCCACTGATCGCGGAGGAGATGGCCGGGATCGGAGGCCGTGACGTCTCCATCCTGCTCCAGGACTACGCGCAGGAGCTGCTGGTGCCGTTTCCGGGCAGGAAGCTGCACGTCAGCCGACCCCAGCCGATGGTCGACTCACCGGCCGGCCGGGCCTTCCTGCGCGGGGAGACCGTCGAGGTGCCGCAGGCCGACGGCGGCGTCCGGACGTACGTGCCGCTGCTGGACGGAAACGACACGGTGGGCGTCATGGCCCTCACCCTGGACCACGTCGGTGACGACGACCGGCGCCTGCTGTGCCGGCTCGGCGGCCTGGTCGCCGGCCTGCTGGTCACCAGGAACGCCTACACCGACGAGTTCTTCCTGGCCCGGCGCCGGGAGCCGATGAGCGTGTCCGCGGAGATCCAGTGGAGCCTGCTGCCGCCGCTGACGATGACCGTGCCGCAGGTCGCGGTGGCCGGCATCCTGGAGCCCGCCTACCGCGTCGCCGGAGACAGCTTCGACTACGCACTCAACGACGACATCCTGCACATGGCCGTGATCGACGCGATGGGCCACGGCCTGGACGCCGCCGCGATGGCGACCATCGCCATCGGTGCCTACCGGCATGCCCGGCGCGTGTCCGTCAGCCTGGCCGAGAAGTACACGTACATGGACGACGCCATCTCCCGGCAGTTCGGTCCCGACCACTTCGTCACCGCCCAGCTGATGCACCTGAACATCGCCACCGGTGAGTTGGAGCTGGTCAACGCGGGCCACCCCGCGCCGCTGCTGATCCGCGACGGCAAGGTCGTGCGGCAGCTGGAGAGCGCGACGACACTGCCCGTCGGCTTCGGCGGCGAGGAGCCCCGGATCGGAGAGCACACGCTCCGGCAAGGCGACCGCGTGCTGTGCTACACCGACGGCATCATCGAAGAGCACGTCGCCGGCGGGGAGCTGTTCGGCGAGGAACGCCTCATCCGTTGCGTCGACCGCCTCGGGGAATTGCCGTCAGAGGGGATGCGGGCAGATCTGCGCCGGCTCTCCCACACGTTGAAGAGCGAACGAGGCGGGCACACCAGCGACGACGCCACCCTCTTCATGATCGAATGGCGTGGGGGCGCCGCCGACCATCTCGCGGTTGCCGACTGAACGCCTCGAAAGCTGAGCAGGTCGGCGGCCCTCCCCAGCGCCTCCGCCGGAAAATACCTGGTCACAACGGTCTTTGCCCACCGAACGGGCGTACAGTGAAAGGACCGGGAGTACTTCGAACACCGGCTTCACGCGGGTGTCATTTCCGGCGATCGCCTCAAAACCGGGCTGCCGACGGGCAGCCCGGGGGCAGGTCCACACCATGACCACCACCCTCGACCGGACCGCGCCCCGCGACCTCGCCGCACAGTCCCCGGCTCGCTTGTCCCTCACCCCGAAGACCACGCTCGCCGGCCAGCTGGACGGGGCCTGGTGGCCCTACTCCCGCGACCTCGAAACCGAGCTCCCGCCGCTGGCCGCCGCCCTGGAGGAACCCTGGGGGCGCATCACCCGCGTCAGCGTGAATCCCGCCCGCTGGCCGGTCGTCCCGCGCAAGGTTGCCGTGGCCGGGCACGTGCTGCACGTGGGCTGGTTCACGGAACAGGACCCCGACAAGCTGATCCTGCTCTCCTACACCGTCGGCCGCTGGGACCTCCTGGTGATCCCGCCCGAGACCGAGCCCGCGGCCGCGGCAAGGCTGATGGCCGCCGCCGCGATCCCGGGCAGCGTCCTGGCCGCGGACGTCCTGATGGCCAACGAGATCGTCATCGGGCGCGGCATCCGCGACGCCCGCCGCCGGGAAGCCACTTGGGAGGGCGAGGGCGGGGCCTGCATGTCCCCGTTCGGGGTCGCGATGGGTCGAAGCGCCCTCCCGCTGTCCGCGAACGGCTGGAGGTGAGTTCGGTGGAGACCGTCGTCCTCATCGTGGTGATCATCTTCATGATCGGCGTCGCCATGCGTTGGATCCACGTGCTGAACGCCCGGGACGAGGCGCGGATCGAGGCCCATCGGTTCAGTGACCCCCTGCCGAGGCCTCCCGGCCTGCCGGACGACACCGGTCGTCGAGCCCACCACACGGGTGCCGACCGGTGAGGAACAGACCTTCCTCCGACCGGGGGCAGCTGGTCGGGGCGCCTCGGCGCCCCGACCCGCCGGGCTCCTCACCCGCCCTCGACGGCTACACCTGCCCCCGCGTAGGACCCCGGCCGGCCTCGGAGCCCACCCCACCCCACACACGGAAGGACGCGGTCATGGCCACATTGCGCGAACGCAAGACCTACCGCGACCAGGTGCTCCGGGTCCTGTACGAAGCCGTCGAGGGCAACCGCCTCCTCGGCATCACCGGGGCACAGCTGCGGCGCGACCTCCACGTACCGGAACAGGACCTGGCCGCCGCCTGCACCTACCTGGCGGGCGAAGGGCTGATCACCGTCGACTGGGACCCCGGCAACACCCCGGCGATGGTCACCCTCACCCACGAGGGAATCCGGCACATGGAAGCCGATGAGGAAGAGCACGGCTGAAGCCCTCACACACGTGAGGGCCGGGGACGCGGGTAGCCGGTCAGTGCTTTCAGTCGGGTTTCCGGGTCCCCAGGACCGAGGACGCACGCCCGGTGGAAAGCGCAGTGCCCTGCTGCTCTGCCGGAGCGGCTCGGTGCTTCGAGCTGGATCGGCTGGGCCGGCCCTGCGGCGGTACCGATGCGGATCCCGCCGCTCGGCCGGGTGCCGGCCGCCACATCCCCGTGCGCCGTGCTGCGCGTCGCCACAGGTGAGGCAGGAAGGCGTAGAAGCGGTCGGGAAGGAACACGGCGTCCGCAATGATCATGGCGCCGGAGAAGAGAGGCAGTCCCAGAAGCACCGCGATGCCGATGTGCATGCCCAGCAGCACGATCAGAACGGGGTACTTGAGCCTGCCGAAGAGTACGAACGGGAAGGCGACCTGCAGGAGCACCGTCACGTAGCCGGCGATCGCGATCACCATCGGGTAATCGTCCACGAGGTGCGAGAGCGCGGGCCAGGGCTGGAAGAGTTCGAGGTTCAGCGCGTAGTGGAGGGCGGTGCCGCCGCCCCAGGTCGGGCCCTGGATCTTGTACAGGCCGGCCGACCCGTAGAGGAAGCAGACCTGTGCCGCGATGACGAGGATGCCGCAGTTGTGCACCACCGTCGTCAAGGTGACACGGGCATCGTGCAGTTGCTGTGCGTACAAGCTCCTCACCGGCTCCGGCGCGTCGCCCGCACGGGATTCCCTGAGCCGGTTCCCGCGCGCGTCCAGGGACCAGCGCCGACCGCACGCGGTGAGGACGAGGTAGAGGGCCATCAGCAGGATCAGGTTGTCGCCCCCGTCCGTCATGAAGATCGATCTGGCATGGAACGAGGTCACCACGACGGCGAAGAGGACGGACACGGCGCGGGTCCGCCAGCCCAGCATGAACAGCGCGGACGTGACGAGGGCCGTCACGTAGCAGAATTCGAAATAGGCGCGGCTGTCGGACAGGATCAGGATGCTGTTCCAGCCCGTCTGGTCGAAGAGCTGCTGTGCCAGCGCCGGTGTCCAGGGGGCGCCGGGGCCCCAGATCTCGTCACGGTGCGGGAACTCGCGCAGCAGGAAGACCAGGTAGAGCAGCCCGTAGCCGATGCGCAGAACCGACGCGGCGTACAGCGAGATCGGCCGGTCGGTGAGAAGCGCCCACAGATCGCCGATCCGTTTGAGGAGCCACCGGTGGGCCGTGCCGGCGACCGAGGCCTCCTGGGGCGCGGGCCGGTGCGGCGTGGCCGCCGTGGAAGGGGGCTGGGGGATCTGTTCACTTCCCATGGGAGGTCACCTTCCACCAGGGCAGGAGCCGGTCCTCGGTGGCTGCCGGCGGGTGGTTCCCGGCTGCTGCGCCGGGCGCAGCGACGGGCAGTGTGACGACCCGGAGCTGAATGAAGTCGAAAGCGCCGCCGTCGTTGTGGGCGGCGATGCGGTCCGCGGCGATGTTGCGCAGGTACGTCTGCAGCATCACGGCGCGTTCCGAGCGTGCCGTGTCGCTTCCTCCGTGTGTCTCGACATAAGAGGTCCAGGCGCGGCGCAGAAGGTTCTGGGACGTATGGCTCGGAAAAACGTTGTGGTCGACCGCGGAATGGTCGACGGAAGCCAGGTCGAACCAGGGGGTCACCTGCACCGATCCTTCGGAGTCGGTGTGTGCGGTTCTCGCCAGGATTTTTCGGTTGAAGGAGTCCGGGTCCGGAGCGAAGAGCCGCCAGTTCTGTTCGAAGAGCGGGTACACCCATCCGTTGACCTGTGAACTGTACCGCTTCGACACAGGGTTGGCGGGGGCCACATGAAGGAACACCAGGACGACGTGGACCAGAGTCGTTACCAGGCAGAGGGCTACGGCGGTGCGCAGCCCTGCTTCCACTGCGCGAACTCTTATGGGCCGCTTGCCCGGCATGGTCGCTTCGTCATGGCGCCGTTGGGGGACCGGACCGGAATCGGACCGCTGAAGTTCCTTCACATCCGCAGATTCAATTCCGCTCGACACCGCCCACCCGGTCCTTCTCATGTCTGCTGTTCGCCTGAGGTCTCTGCGATTCACTGACGGCGCGCGGCGGAATCAATGAGGATTCCGCCGCGCGCCGTCACCCGATGAACGGGCTTCGTGCAGGCTGTTGTCTAGCCCTCGTGGCCTTGGTGACCCTCGTGGCCCGCGGGCTTGTTGCCGTAGCCGTAGTGGTCGCCGGGCTTCCCGCCGTGGTCGTGGCCATGGCCGTGGTCCGGCTTACCGGGTCCCTCGTCGTGCCCGTTGCCCGGCCCGCCGTGCTCCGGCCCGTGGTGCTCCAGGCCGCCGTGGTCCGGTCCGCCCGGTCCGCCGTGTTCCGGGCCACCGGGCTGACCGCCGTGCCCGCCGGTGACGTTGCCCCCGGTCGTGTTGCCGCCGGTCGTGTTCCCCGCCGTGTTGCCCGCGGTGTTTCCGGAGGTGTTGCCGGCGATGTTCCCCGAGGTGCCGCCCGACACGAGGTCGACGATGGGTCCGCCCAGGAGGCCGCCACCGATCAGACCCACGGTCGTACCGGTCGTCGATCCGGGGGTCGGCGTTCCGGCGGTCGTGCCCGTGGTCGTGCCGGTCGTCGTTCCGGTGGTGGTCGTACCGGTCGTCGTACCGGTGGTCGTACCGGTGGTCGTACCGGCGGTCGTGCCCGTGGTCGTGCCCGTGGTCGTCCCGCCCGTGGCGCACCCGCCGAGGAAGATCCGGTTGTTGTCCATCGTCACTTCGCCGTTACGGGCCAGGGCCCGGCCCTCGATATTCGTTCCGGTTCGCAGGAAGATCGAGGTCAGCGCCATGATGGTGCCCACGAAGGTAGTGTTGGTGTTGAGCTCCGCCGAACTCCCGATCTGCCAGAACACGTTGCACGGCGAAGCGCCGTTCGTGAGGAGGATCCGGCTGGAGGTCGCCGTCGTCAGGGCTGCAGGAATCTGGAACACCCAGACCGCGTTGGGGTTCCCCCCGGCATTCAGGACCAGGTCGCCGGTGAGTCCGACACTGCCGGCGGGGTCTCTCGTGTATACGCCGGGAATCAGCTCTGTGGGGCCGGACGTTCCCGAGCCGATGGCCGCCGGAAGGTCGAAGTCCTCGGCCTGGCCGGCCGCGTTGTTGTACGCGATGATCAGATCGCTCTTGGCCTGGAGGGCCTGGGCATCCGCAGGGTGCACGGCGCCGAGGACCAGGCCGGGCGGGAATCCGGTGATGGCCGGGTTCGGGTGCGTCCCGAGGTCGTGGTCGATCACCGTGGGGCCGGTGTTGGTGACTCCCTGACCTGCCAGAACGGAGTAGCTGGCGGTG encodes:
- a CDS encoding HTTM domain-containing protein gives rise to the protein MGSEQIPQPPSTAATPHRPAPQEASVAGTAHRWLLKRIGDLWALLTDRPISLYAASVLRIGYGLLYLVFLLREFPHRDEIWGPGAPWTPALAQQLFDQTGWNSILILSDSRAYFEFCYVTALVTSALFMLGWRTRAVSVLFAVVVTSFHARSIFMTDGGDNLILLMALYLVLTACGRRWSLDARGNRLRESRAGDAPEPVRSLYAQQLHDARVTLTTVVHNCGILVIAAQVCFLYGSAGLYKIQGPTWGGGTALHYALNLELFQPWPALSHLVDDYPMVIAIAGYVTVLLQVAFPFVLFGRLKYPVLIVLLGMHIGIAVLLGLPLFSGAMIIADAVFLPDRFYAFLPHLWRRAARRTGMWRPAPGRAAGSASVPPQGRPSRSSSKHRAAPAEQQGTALSTGRASSVLGTRKPD
- a CDS encoding ice-binding family protein, which produces MKLKIQAAQRRTFSGWLASAVAVTVAAVMVAGLPTQALAIATAVPLGTTASYSVLAGQGVTNTGPTVIDHDLGTHPNPAITGFPPGLVLGAVHPADAQALQAKSDLIIAYNNAAGQAEDFDLPAAIGSGTSGPTELIPGVYTRDPAGSVGLTGDLVLNAGGNPNAVWVFQIPAALTTATSSRILLTNGASPCNVFWQIGSSAELNTNTTFVGTIMALTSIFLRTGTNIEGRALARNGEVTMDNNRIFLGGCATGGTTTGTTTGTTAGTTTGTTTGTTTGTTTTGTTTGTTTGTTAGTPTPGSTTGTTVGLIGGGLLGGPIVDLVSGGTSGNIAGNTSGNTAGNTAGNTTGGNTTGGNVTGGHGGQPGGPEHGGPGGPDHGGLEHHGPEHGGPGNGHDEGPGKPDHGHGHDHGGKPGDHYGYGNKPAGHEGHQGHEG
- a CDS encoding PP2C family protein-serine/threonine phosphatase — encoded protein: MNEESVDRAVGFGERPLGLLLHRARLVPPQLIGPLIAEEMAGIGGRDVSILLQDYAQELLVPFPGRKLHVSRPQPMVDSPAGRAFLRGETVEVPQADGGVRTYVPLLDGNDTVGVMALTLDHVGDDDRRLLCRLGGLVAGLLVTRNAYTDEFFLARRREPMSVSAEIQWSLLPPLTMTVPQVAVAGILEPAYRVAGDSFDYALNDDILHMAVIDAMGHGLDAAAMATIAIGAYRHARRVSVSLAEKYTYMDDAISRQFGPDHFVTAQLMHLNIATGELELVNAGHPAPLLIRDGKVVRQLESATTLPVGFGGEEPRIGEHTLRQGDRVLCYTDGIIEEHVAGGELFGEERLIRCVDRLGELPSEGMRADLRRLSHTLKSERGGHTSDDATLFMIEWRGGAADHLAVAD
- a CDS encoding DUF5819 family protein, which encodes MRRTGWAVSSGIESADVKELQRSDSGPVPQRRHDEATMPGKRPIRVRAVEAGLRTAVALCLVTTLVHVVLVFLHVAPANPVSKRYSSQVNGWVYPLFEQNWRLFAPDPDSFNRKILARTAHTDSEGSVQVTPWFDLASVDHSAVDHNVFPSHTSQNLLRRAWTSYVETHGGSDTARSERAVMLQTYLRNIAADRIAAHNDGGAFDFIQLRVVTLPVAAPGAAAGNHPPAATEDRLLPWWKVTSHGK
- a CDS encoding DUF5994 family protein, whose translation is MTTTLDRTAPRDLAAQSPARLSLTPKTTLAGQLDGAWWPYSRDLETELPPLAAALEEPWGRITRVSVNPARWPVVPRKVAVAGHVLHVGWFTEQDPDKLILLSYTVGRWDLLVIPPETEPAAAARLMAAAAIPGSVLAADVLMANEIVIGRGIRDARRREATWEGEGGACMSPFGVAMGRSALPLSANGWR